From Pseudomonas sp. G.S.17, the proteins below share one genomic window:
- a CDS encoding STAS domain-containing protein: protein MPLLCETSNDTARVHIDGELTIYTAAELAAQLLPRLGGTPRMEIDLSQVTEIDGAGLQLLMLASREASRAGTDLTLTGRSKAVMETLELCNLAEAI from the coding sequence ATGCCACTCCTGTGCGAGACATCCAATGACACGGCGCGCGTGCACATCGACGGTGAATTGACGATCTACACCGCCGCAGAACTTGCCGCACAACTGCTGCCACGCCTGGGAGGAACCCCGCGCATGGAAATCGATTTGTCGCAGGTTACCGAAATCGATGGCGCAGGCCTGCAGCTACTAATGCTCGCCAGCCGCGAAGCCTCCAGAGCCGGTACCGATCTGACCCTGACGGGCCGCAGCAAGGCAGTCATGGAAACGCTTGAACTGTGCAACCTGGCCGAAGCTATCTAA
- a CDS encoding response regulator codes for MAKSVLVVDDSSSVRQVVGIALKSAGYDVIEASDGKDALGKLNGQKVHLIISDVNMPNMDGITFVKEVKKLANYKFTPIIMLTTESQESKKLEGQAAGARAWVVKPFQPAQMLAAVSKLILP; via the coding sequence ATGGCTAAAAGTGTATTGGTTGTCGATGACTCCAGCAGTGTTCGGCAGGTGGTCGGCATTGCCTTGAAAAGTGCGGGATATGACGTGATCGAAGCCAGTGACGGCAAGGATGCGCTGGGCAAGCTCAATGGCCAGAAAGTGCACCTGATCATCAGCGATGTGAACATGCCCAACATGGATGGCATCACCTTCGTCAAGGAGGTCAAGAAGCTGGCCAACTACAAGTTCACGCCGATCATCATGCTGACCACCGAATCCCAGGAATCGAAAAAGCTGGAAGGCCAGGCCGCCGGTGCCAGAGCCTGGGTGGTCAAGCCGTTCCAGCCCGCGCAGATGCTGGCGGCAGTTTCCAAGCTGATCCTGCCCTGA
- a CDS encoding methyl-accepting chemotaxis protein produces MMPGQTARSSQKVHVPFLWLPLLPAVAAAIVTLTLEGPTRQSLGFGAAILVVGFAASWWSTRSQRVRINEAIATAVALHEQQASENPSLKSAAQLNEVFLGAMPIWAKQVESSRQQTETAIVSLATRFTSISSRLQDTVQASQQAAGELSGHSAGGAQHALAQSDGELVQVIDSLKATQTSRDETLTQVRNLTAYTGELRTMAADVAAIAAQTNLLALNAAIEAARAGEAGRGFAVVADAVRSLSSKSSETGQQMSAKVDIINNAITQLVQAASSGADQDSNSVATSESSIQQVLERFKTVTQRLAESAEMLQQESFGIRDELTDVLVSLQFQDRVSQILTHVRDNIDSLHAHLQQVSQSPEQTASLNARDWLARMEATYATDEQRHTHRGGTGAQQNSQEITFF; encoded by the coding sequence ATGATGCCCGGCCAAACCGCTCGCTCATCCCAAAAAGTCCATGTGCCCTTCCTCTGGCTGCCGTTGCTTCCCGCCGTTGCTGCGGCAATCGTCACGCTAACGCTTGAAGGCCCAACCCGTCAAAGCCTGGGCTTCGGTGCTGCGATACTGGTTGTTGGTTTCGCTGCCAGCTGGTGGAGCACTCGCTCACAACGCGTGCGAATCAATGAAGCTATCGCCACTGCCGTTGCCTTGCATGAGCAGCAGGCCAGTGAAAACCCTTCGCTGAAATCCGCGGCACAACTCAACGAAGTCTTTCTCGGTGCAATGCCCATCTGGGCCAAGCAGGTAGAAAGCTCACGTCAGCAGACCGAAACCGCAATCGTCTCGCTGGCCACCCGCTTCACCAGTATTTCTTCGCGGTTGCAGGACACGGTTCAGGCGTCACAGCAGGCTGCGGGTGAACTGTCCGGACATAGCGCCGGTGGCGCACAGCACGCGCTGGCCCAGAGTGACGGCGAGTTGGTGCAAGTCATCGATTCTCTGAAGGCGACGCAAACCAGTCGCGATGAAACCCTGACTCAAGTGCGCAATCTGACCGCCTACACCGGTGAGCTCAGAACCATGGCTGCCGACGTCGCGGCAATCGCAGCGCAAACCAACCTGCTCGCGCTCAATGCGGCCATCGAAGCCGCTCGTGCCGGAGAAGCCGGACGCGGGTTTGCCGTGGTCGCTGACGCAGTGCGCAGCCTGTCGAGCAAGTCCAGCGAAACCGGGCAACAGATGTCCGCAAAAGTCGACATCATCAACAATGCCATCACCCAACTGGTGCAAGCGGCCTCGAGCGGCGCAGACCAGGACAGCAACTCGGTCGCGACCTCCGAAAGCAGCATCCAGCAGGTGCTGGAGCGCTTCAAGACCGTCACCCAACGCCTTGCCGAATCCGCCGAAATGCTGCAACAGGAAAGCTTCGGCATTCGGGACGAACTCACCGACGTATTGGTCAGTCTGCAATTTCAGGATCGGGTCAGCCAGATCCTGACTCACGTGCGCGACAACATAGATTCGCTGCACGCGCATCTGCAGCAGGTCAGTCAATCGCCTGAACAGACCGCCTCCCTCAATGCTCGCGATTGGCTGGCACGAATGGAGGCCACCTACGCCACTGACGAACAGCGTCATACCCACCGTGGCGGCACTGGCGCACAGCAGAATTCACAGGAAATTACCTTCTTCTAA
- a CDS encoding aldo/keto reductase: MQYRQFGNTGLSVSRLCLGTMTFGLQTDAQVSHQIIDRAAEAGVNFIDTADVYPLGAKLDTVGRTEEIVGSWLKGKRDDYILATKACGIMGEQAWQRGASRKHLLSAIEASLKRLNTDYVDLYQLHSDDPSTPLEETLEALDIIVRHGKARYIGVSNFLAYRLARMLGRADFLKLTRFVSVQPRYNLLFRQIERELLPLAGEERLAVIPYNPLAGGLLTGKHAHDKAPSEGRFTATVGKAGEMYQQRYWHEREFQSIAKLKEVITDAGKPMTTTSVAWVLANPLVTSAIIGASRPEQLDDTLAAADFVLEAELKSQLDDITHEYRWGDAAR, encoded by the coding sequence ATGCAATACCGACAATTTGGTAACACTGGCCTCAGTGTTTCCCGGCTGTGTCTAGGTACCATGACGTTTGGGCTGCAAACCGATGCACAGGTCTCGCACCAGATCATCGACCGGGCCGCCGAGGCCGGGGTCAATTTCATCGACACCGCCGACGTGTATCCACTGGGCGCAAAACTTGACACTGTTGGCCGTACCGAAGAAATCGTCGGCAGTTGGCTCAAGGGCAAGCGCGACGATTACATTCTGGCCACCAAGGCGTGCGGAATAATGGGCGAGCAGGCCTGGCAGCGCGGGGCTTCACGCAAGCACTTGCTCAGCGCCATTGAAGCGTCGCTCAAGCGCCTGAACACCGACTATGTCGATCTTTACCAGCTGCATTCGGACGATCCAAGCACACCGCTCGAAGAAACCCTCGAAGCACTGGATATCATCGTCCGCCACGGCAAGGCGCGTTACATCGGCGTCTCGAACTTTCTCGCCTATCGGCTGGCGCGCATGCTGGGTCGCGCCGACTTCCTCAAGCTGACCCGCTTCGTGTCCGTCCAGCCGCGCTACAACCTGCTGTTCCGCCAGATCGAACGCGAGCTGTTGCCACTGGCTGGCGAAGAACGTCTGGCCGTGATTCCTTACAATCCCTTGGCTGGCGGCTTGCTCACCGGCAAGCACGCCCATGACAAGGCACCTTCCGAAGGTCGATTCACGGCAACAGTCGGCAAGGCTGGCGAGATGTATCAGCAGCGCTACTGGCACGAGCGGGAATTCCAGAGCATCGCAAAACTCAAGGAAGTCATTACCGACGCTGGCAAGCCGATGACCACGACCTCCGTGGCCTGGGTGCTGGCCAATCCGCTGGTGACTTCGGCGATCATTGGCGCCAGCCGTCCTGAGCAACTGGACGACACGCTGGCGGCGGCGGATTTCGTGCTGGAGGCGGAACTCAAGTCTCAGCTCGATGACATCACTCATGAATATCGCTGGGGTGATGCGGCGCGCTAA
- a CDS encoding LysR family transcriptional regulator, whose amino-acid sequence MDLFQAMSVYVKVVETGSMTAAAFECGLSTTMVGNHLRALEQRLGVGLLNRTTRRQRLTEFGESYYQRCLEVLGLVAASEHLAEQAQAVPKGTLRITAPFTFGNERLAPALTEFSRRFPQIRLDVVFSNERMDLIGHGFDAAIRLGTPENSSLIARPLEDYMLTICASPDYLQRRGTPTEPMDLQHHDCLAFAYPAGDDWSSVEKHWRLSGPEGEVLVPVSGPITMNTSSGLHKAARAGAGIAMMPDALIEEDLQSGRLVALLPQYQLPCRPMHLMYAQDRYRSPKLRCFVDFAMELWSRPASAERA is encoded by the coding sequence ATGGACTTATTCCAGGCAATGTCGGTGTACGTGAAAGTGGTCGAGACCGGCAGCATGACCGCAGCCGCATTTGAGTGCGGCTTGTCGACAACCATGGTGGGCAATCACTTGCGGGCGCTCGAGCAGCGGCTCGGGGTCGGCCTGCTCAACCGCACAACACGACGTCAGCGTCTGACCGAGTTCGGCGAGTCCTATTACCAGCGTTGCCTGGAAGTGCTCGGGTTGGTCGCCGCTTCCGAGCATCTGGCGGAACAGGCCCAGGCAGTGCCCAAGGGCACCTTGCGGATCACCGCGCCGTTCACGTTTGGCAACGAGCGACTGGCACCAGCCTTGACTGAGTTCTCCCGACGCTTCCCGCAGATCAGGCTGGACGTGGTGTTCAGCAACGAGCGAATGGACTTGATCGGCCATGGCTTCGATGCCGCCATCCGCCTTGGCACGCCAGAGAATTCAAGCCTGATTGCCCGCCCGCTTGAGGACTACATGTTGACGATCTGTGCTTCGCCGGACTATCTGCAACGTCGCGGCACGCCGACCGAGCCCATGGACCTGCAACATCACGACTGCCTGGCCTTTGCTTATCCGGCAGGCGACGACTGGAGTTCCGTGGAAAAACACTGGCGCCTGAGCGGGCCGGAAGGTGAAGTGCTGGTGCCTGTGAGCGGACCGATCACCATGAATACGTCGTCAGGTCTGCACAAGGCGGCACGCGCCGGTGCCGGGATCGCAATGATGCCCGACGCGCTGATCGAAGAAGACTTGCAGAGCGGCCGGCTGGTTGCGCTGCTACCGCAGTACCAGCTCCCCTGTCGGCCGATGCATTTGATGTACGCGCAAGATCGCTACCGATCGCCGAAATTGCGCTGTTTTGTGGATTTCGCGATGGAACTGTGGAGCAGGCCTGCGTCTGCCGAAAGAGCGTGA
- a CDS encoding aspartate aminotransferase family protein has product MTAACLMTTYKPLALSFVKGLGTRLWDETGREYLDAVAGVAVTNVGHSHPRLVAAISEQAGLLLHTSNLYSIDWQERLALKLTGLAGMERAFFNNSGAEANETALKLARLYAWHKGIEKPLVLVMENAFHGRTLGTLSASDGPAVRLGFNSLPGDFLKVPFGDLQALDEACTTYGHRITAMLVEPIQGESGVQLPPPGYLKALRDRCTRRGWLLMLDEIQTGMGRTGQWFAFQHEGIVPDVMTLAKGLGNGIPIGACLARGKAAQLFTPGSHGSTFGGNPLACRVGCTVVDILEDQALVDNARVQGERLLAGLRAALSDHPDVLAIRGKGLMVGIELTRALPDLALIAARDHGLLLNVTRGKTIRLLPPLTVDAQEVDAIVRGVCQTLAPN; this is encoded by the coding sequence ATGACCGCCGCCTGCCTGATGACCACTTATAAACCGCTGGCCCTGAGTTTCGTCAAAGGCCTGGGCACGCGTTTGTGGGACGAAACCGGGCGCGAATACCTGGATGCGGTCGCGGGTGTAGCGGTGACCAACGTAGGCCACTCCCATCCGCGTCTGGTGGCGGCGATCAGCGAACAAGCCGGGCTGTTGTTGCACACCTCCAATCTTTACAGCATCGACTGGCAGGAACGTCTGGCGCTGAAGCTGACCGGGCTTGCCGGCATGGAGCGGGCGTTCTTCAACAATTCCGGCGCCGAGGCGAACGAAACCGCACTGAAGCTGGCGCGGCTTTACGCCTGGCACAAAGGCATCGAAAAACCCTTGGTGTTGGTCATGGAGAATGCTTTCCATGGACGCACATTGGGGACGTTATCCGCCAGCGACGGACCTGCGGTACGCCTGGGTTTCAACTCGCTGCCGGGGGATTTTCTCAAGGTGCCGTTTGGTGATCTGCAAGCTCTGGACGAGGCCTGCACAACTTACGGGCATCGCATCACGGCAATGCTTGTCGAGCCGATCCAGGGCGAAAGCGGCGTGCAGTTGCCGCCACCGGGTTATCTCAAAGCCCTGCGGGATCGTTGCACGCGGCGCGGCTGGTTGCTGATGCTCGACGAAATCCAGACCGGCATGGGCCGGACTGGCCAATGGTTCGCTTTCCAGCACGAAGGCATTGTTCCGGATGTCATGACCCTCGCCAAAGGCCTCGGCAACGGCATTCCCATCGGCGCGTGTCTGGCTCGGGGCAAGGCTGCGCAGTTGTTTACCCCAGGCAGTCATGGCAGCACTTTTGGTGGCAATCCGCTGGCTTGCCGCGTCGGGTGTACCGTGGTGGATATTCTTGAGGATCAGGCACTGGTGGACAACGCGCGAGTGCAAGGCGAACGCCTACTGGCCGGTTTGCGTGCAGCGTTGAGTGATCACCCTGATGTGCTGGCGATTCGAGGCAAAGGCTTGATGGTCGGTATCGAACTGACGCGGGCGCTGCCCGACCTGGCGCTGATTGCCGCGAGGGATCATGGCTTGCTGCTCAATGTGACGCGGGGCAAGACAATCCGTTTGTTACCACCTTTGACGGTGGATGCTCAGGAGGTGGACGCCATTGTCCGGGGCGTATGCCAGACGCTCGCGCCGAACTGA
- the ppnN gene encoding nucleotide 5'-monophosphate nucleosidase PpnN produces the protein MPQRQVINASVSPKGSLETLSQREVQQLSAAGSGSIYTLFRQCALAILNTGAHVDNAKTILEAYENFEVRIHQQDRGVRLELLNAPADAFVDGEMIASTREMLFSALRDIVYTESELDSQRIDLESSQGITDYVFHLLRNARTLRPGLEPKMVVCWGGHSINTEEYKYTKKVGHELGLRSLDICTGCGPGVMKGPMKGATIAHAKQRITGGRYLGLTEPGIIAAEAPNPIVNELVILPDIEKRLEAFVRVGHGIIIFPGGAGTAEEFLYLLGILMHPDNVDVPFPVILTGPKSAAPYLQQLHAFVGATLGEAAQAHYQIIIDDPTEVAREMTLGLRAVKQFRRERNDAFHFNWLLKIDAGFQRPFDPTHENMASLQLSRDLAPHTLAANLRRAFSGIVAGNVKDKGIRLIEQHGPYEIHGDAAIMQPLDRLLNAFVEQHRMKLPGGAAYVPCYRVVT, from the coding sequence ATGCCCCAAAGACAAGTCATCAACGCCTCGGTCAGCCCCAAAGGCAGCCTGGAAACGCTTTCCCAGCGCGAAGTCCAGCAACTCAGCGCCGCCGGCTCCGGCAGCATCTACACCCTGTTCCGCCAGTGCGCCCTGGCTATCCTCAACACCGGCGCCCATGTCGATAACGCCAAGACCATTCTTGAGGCGTACGAAAACTTCGAGGTGCGCATCCATCAGCAGGATCGCGGCGTGCGCCTGGAACTGCTCAACGCCCCGGCCGATGCGTTCGTGGATGGCGAGATGATCGCCAGCACCCGGGAAATGCTCTTCAGTGCCCTGCGCGATATCGTCTACACCGAAAGCGAACTGGACAGCCAGCGCATCGACCTGGAAAGCTCGCAAGGCATCACCGATTACGTGTTCCATCTGCTGCGCAACGCCCGCACCCTGCGCCCAGGCCTGGAGCCGAAGATGGTGGTGTGCTGGGGCGGTCACTCGATCAACACCGAAGAATACAAATACACCAAGAAAGTCGGGCACGAACTGGGCCTGCGCAGCCTGGACATCTGCACGGGTTGCGGTCCCGGTGTAATGAAAGGTCCGATGAAGGGCGCGACCATCGCCCACGCCAAGCAACGCATCACTGGCGGCCGTTACCTGGGCCTGACCGAACCGGGAATCATCGCCGCCGAAGCGCCGAATCCGATCGTCAACGAACTGGTGATCCTGCCGGATATCGAGAAGCGTCTTGAAGCGTTTGTGCGCGTCGGCCACGGCATCATCATTTTCCCGGGTGGCGCGGGCACGGCAGAAGAGTTCCTGTATCTGCTCGGCATCCTCATGCACCCGGACAACGTCGATGTGCCGTTCCCGGTCATCCTGACCGGCCCGAAAAGCGCCGCGCCTTATCTGCAACAACTGCACGCTTTCGTCGGCGCGACCCTGGGCGAAGCGGCACAAGCCCATTACCAGATCATCATCGACGATCCGACCGAGGTTGCCCGGGAAATGACTCTGGGCCTCAGGGCGGTCAAGCAGTTCCGTCGCGAGCGCAACGATGCGTTCCACTTCAACTGGCTGCTGAAAATCGACGCCGGTTTCCAGCGTCCGTTTGATCCAACCCATGAAAACATGGCCAGCCTGCAACTGAGCCGCGATCTTGCGCCCCACACGCTGGCGGCGAATCTGCGCCGAGCGTTCTCCGGGATCGTCGCCGGTAACGTGAAAGACAAGGGCATCCGCCTGATCGAACAGCATGGGCCGTACGAAATCCATGGCGATGCAGCGATCATGCAACCGCTGGACCGCCTGCTGAATGCCTTTGTCGAGCAACACCGGATGAAGCTACCCGGCGGCGCGGCCTATGTACCCTGCTATCGCGTGGTGACCTGA
- a CDS encoding DNA topoisomerase III, whose protein sequence is MRLFLCEKPSQAKDIAAVLGASRRGDGCWVGPNATVTWCIGHLLETAPPDAYDARYKRWVLEDLPIIPEKWKMLVKPRTASQFKAVKRLLGEASELVIATDADREGEMIARELVDHCRYRGPIQRLWLSALDDASIRKALAALKPGAETFSLYHSALGRSRADWLIGMNMSRLFTLLGRQSGYQGVLPVGRVQTPTLRLVVDRDRSIADFVPVAFWAIDVQLEHQGQTFTAQWRADPDVCDDQDRCLNQSIAQQAAASMSEATSARLIKLRTERVREAAPLPFDLGTLQEICSKKLGLGAQETLDIAQALYETHKVITYPRSDCGFLPLSQHSEAPAILAALGRADPALSDLLPHLDPSRRSRAWNDAKVSAHHGIIPTAAVRDLGRLVGKQRAVYTLIRARYLAQFLPNHEYDRTQADFDCAGQALRAVGKQIVEPGWKRALPEALAPAKGREAPAPQPLPALTQGCDCAVAKVNLKDLWTQPPKPFTEGDLIKAMKNVARLVEDPLLKQKLKDTTGIGTEATRAGIIQGLLDRGYLVKHGKALAATAAAFGLIDAVPRAIADPGTTAIWEQALDMVQSGEMSLEEFVAKQSAWMSKQVTRCLGLRLTISGSASPAAGATPWKNKRKTGKRKASTPTTGKKRRVAGAASKT, encoded by the coding sequence ATGCGGCTGTTCCTGTGTGAAAAACCTTCCCAAGCCAAAGACATTGCTGCGGTACTCGGTGCGAGCCGGCGTGGCGATGGTTGCTGGGTGGGGCCAAACGCGACAGTCACCTGGTGCATCGGTCATCTTCTGGAAACCGCTCCGCCGGATGCCTACGACGCCCGCTACAAACGCTGGGTACTCGAAGACCTGCCGATCATTCCGGAAAAATGGAAAATGCTGGTCAAGCCGCGCACTGCCAGTCAATTCAAGGCAGTCAAACGCTTGCTGGGGGAAGCCTCGGAGCTGGTCATCGCCACTGACGCCGACCGGGAAGGCGAGATGATCGCCCGGGAACTGGTCGACCACTGCCGTTATCGCGGGCCGATCCAGCGCTTGTGGCTGTCGGCACTGGACGACGCGTCGATTCGCAAGGCATTGGCCGCTCTCAAGCCCGGCGCCGAAACCTTCAGCCTGTATCACTCGGCGCTTGGACGGTCGCGGGCTGACTGGCTGATCGGCATGAACATGAGTCGCCTGTTCACCCTCCTCGGCCGCCAGTCAGGTTATCAAGGCGTATTGCCAGTAGGCCGGGTGCAAACGCCTACCCTGCGGCTGGTGGTGGATCGCGACCGAAGCATTGCCGACTTCGTCCCGGTCGCCTTCTGGGCCATTGACGTCCAGCTGGAGCATCAAGGCCAGACCTTCACCGCGCAATGGCGCGCGGATCCCGACGTTTGCGATGATCAGGACCGCTGCCTGAACCAGTCGATTGCGCAACAGGCCGCCGCCAGCATGAGCGAGGCGACCAGCGCGCGCCTGATCAAGCTGCGAACCGAACGAGTACGCGAAGCAGCACCCCTGCCCTTCGACCTCGGCACCCTGCAGGAAATCTGCTCGAAAAAACTCGGCCTTGGTGCACAGGAAACCCTGGACATCGCCCAGGCCCTGTATGAAACCCACAAGGTCATCACCTATCCACGCAGCGATTGCGGTTTCCTGCCCCTGAGCCAGCACAGCGAAGCGCCGGCGATCCTCGCTGCATTGGGCCGCGCTGATCCAGCGTTGAGCGACTTGCTCCCGCATCTGGACCCGAGTCGGCGCTCACGGGCGTGGAACGACGCCAAGGTCAGCGCTCACCACGGCATCATTCCCACTGCGGCAGTCCGGGATCTCGGGCGTCTGGTGGGCAAGCAGCGGGCGGTCTACACCTTGATTCGGGCGCGCTATCTGGCACAGTTTCTACCCAACCACGAATACGATCGCACCCAGGCCGACTTTGATTGCGCCGGGCAAGCACTGCGCGCGGTGGGCAAACAGATTGTCGAACCTGGCTGGAAGCGCGCCTTGCCCGAAGCACTTGCCCCCGCCAAGGGCCGCGAAGCCCCCGCTCCGCAACCACTGCCAGCATTGACCCAGGGCTGCGACTGCGCGGTTGCCAAGGTCAACCTCAAGGATTTGTGGACGCAGCCGCCCAAGCCGTTCACCGAAGGCGATCTGATCAAGGCGATGAAAAACGTCGCCCGGCTGGTTGAAGATCCGCTGCTCAAGCAAAAGCTCAAGGACACCACCGGCATTGGCACTGAAGCGACCCGCGCCGGGATCATCCAGGGTTTGCTCGACCGTGGTTATCTGGTCAAGCACGGCAAGGCGCTGGCCGCTACTGCCGCCGCCTTCGGCCTGATCGATGCGGTGCCGCGCGCCATCGCCGACCCCGGCACCACGGCCATTTGGGAGCAGGCGCTGGACATGGTGCAAAGCGGCGAGATGAGTCTGGAAGAGTTCGTCGCCAAACAGAGCGCCTGGATGAGCAAGCAGGTGACCCGCTGCCTGGGCCTGCGCCTGACCATCAGCGGATCCGCGAGTCCCGCCGCAGGCGCGACACCCTGGAAGAACAAGCGCAAGACCGGGAAACGTAAAGCATCGACGCCGACGACGGGTAAGAAACGGCGCGTTGCCGGGGCTGCCAGCAAGACATGA